The genomic region AGCGCTTGTTGATATATTTTGAGCTGCTGCTGTAATTTCTTCAACTCCAGAATTTATTTCTTCTACAGATGCAGCGGCTGAATATGAACTTTCACTTATTTTTTCTGTTTTTTCATTAATATCCTTCATTTGTGCAGACTGAATATCTGCATTTTTGTTTATGTCAAACGACATTTTCTCCAAATCTTCTGATGAATGTTTTATTTCTTTTAAATAATTAACAAGATTTTTAGACATATAATTCAATGATTTTGAAATTTCAGCAATTTCATCCTTTCCTTTAATTTCAAATTTTTGAGTTAAATCACCTTCACCAAATTTTTTCACTTTATCTGCTAATGTAATTAAAGGTTTAGCTATAGAATTTCCCAATAATATTGAAACAAACAAGGCAACTATAACAGCTAATAAAACAATTATATTAAAAAATTGTATTAATTTTTTTGAATTTTCTAACAATATATTTTCTGGAATAGATATGGCAACAGTCCAATTTAATGATTTTACAGGAGTATAAAACAACATTCTTTTTCCATCATTAGCAACAATATTACCGTATCCTTTTTCACCATTAAGCATTTTCTTAGACAATTCATCCATACCCTTAAATTTAGATTCCAAAATATTACTGCCAATATAATCTTTAATTGAATGAGCAATTATAATTCCTTGGGAATCCGTAATAAAGCTATAAATATCTTTTTCATTATCAGTAGTTAAAAAATCCAAAAATCTATTTACGGAAATTGTAGCACCAATTAATCCAATAGTATTATTATTTTCATCTTTAATAGAATGTGCAATAACAATAATAGATGAACCATCAGCTTTTGAAATTAAAACATCACTAATTGCTATATTTTTTCCAGACATTATTTCCTGAAAATATTTTCTATCTTTAATATTTGTTTTTACATCTGAAGTTGTATATGCATTACCATTTTTATCTGCAATAAAAAGCATCGAAAAATCGTTCAAAACTTTCAAATCGTTTTTCAATACATTAATAGAATCATCAATATTCATACTTTTAAATAACTTTTTATTAGAAATTATTTCCATCTGATGAATTAATCCATCAAAAAAATTTTCAATTTGTTTTGATTGTTGTTCTAAAATTGAAAAAGAAGAATCTGAAATCATTGTTTTTAATGAAGATCCTAAATAAAAATATAAAAAAATACCAACAAATAATCCTGCTAAAATAATGATAATTGAAAAAGTTAAAGTAATTTTTGTTTTAATAGATTTCACTATATCCCTCCTTAGCAAACTATATTATATAATGCATTGTTTATTTTATTATACCATATGTTATATAAATATATACAACATAATAGTAACAATGTTAAAAATTATAACATTTATTAAGTTAATTTTTCAAAAATAAAGTAATAAATAAAAACCCCTGTCATAGAGACAGGGGAAAAATAAAAAGAGGGGCGCTACCTACTCTCGCATGGATTGCCCATACTACCATCGGCCCAGATATGCTTAACGGTCGGGTTCGGCATGGATCCGCGTGTTTCCATATCTGGTATCTGCACCCCTCAATACTCATTCACATGTGCATAGTTACTTAATAAGGTCAAGGCCTCGGGCTATTAGTACCGGTCGGCTCAATACATCACTGTACTTACACCTCCGGCCTATCTACGTCCTCGTCTCGAACTGCCCTTACCTCCGAAGAGTGGGAAACCTCATCTCGGGGCCCGTTTCCCGCTTAGATGCTTTCAGCGGTTATCGGTCAGGTACATAGCTACTCAGCTCCTGCTCCTGGCGGAACAGCTGATTCACTAGCGGTACCCTCACACCGGTCCTCTCGTACTAGGTGTGACCCCCCTCAAGTTTCCTACGCCCGCAGCAGATAGGGACCGAACTGTCTCACGACGTTCTGAACCCAACTCACGTACCGCTTTAATGGGCGAACAGCCCAACCCTTGGGACCTACTTCAGCCCCAGGATGCGATGAGTCGACATCGAGGTGCCAATCCGCGCCGTCGATATGAACTCTTGAGCGCGATAAGCCTGTTATCCCCGGGGTAACTTTTATCCGTTGATCGACGGCCCTTCCACTCGGATCCGCCGGGTCACTAAGACCGTGTTTCCACCCTGCTCGACCTGTCAGTCTCGCAGTCAGGCAGGCTTTTGCCTTTACACTCTCCTGTGGATTTCCAACCCACATGAGCCTACCTTCGCGCACCTCCGTTACTCTTTAGGAGGCGACCGCCCCAGTCAAACTGCCCACCTAACACTGTCCCATCACTGCTCTTCACAGTCAATGGTTAGTAACCCATCATGCTGAGGGTGGTATCCCACCAGCGGCTCCACCTACCCTTGCGAGCAGGTTTCTCTGCCTCCCACCTATCCTGTACACAACATGACAAGTTACAATGTCAGGCTACAGTAAAACTCCACGGGGTCTTTCCGTCTAACTGCGGGTACTGGGCATCTTCACCCAGTCTGTAATTTCACCAGGCCCTCCGCTGAGACAGTGTCCAAATCGTTACGCCATTCATGCAGGTCGGAACTTACCCGACAAGGAATTTCGCTACCTTAGGACCGTTATAGTTACGGCCGCCGTTTACCGGGGCTTCGGTTCGTACCTCTCAGCACTCCCCTTAACCTTCCGGCACTGGGCAGGCGTCAGACCCTATACGTCCTCTTTTCGAGTTCGCAGAGTCCTGTGTTTTTGGTAAACAGTCGCCTGGACCTTGTCACTGCGACTCCCCAATGCAGTATAAACCACATCAAGGAGCACCCCTTCTCCCGAAGTTACGGGGCTATTTTGCCGAGTTCCTTAGCGGAGGTTAGCCTGCTCCCCTTAGCCTTCTCAGCTCGCCCACCTGTGTCGGTTTTCGGAACGGGCATACATCAACCAGTAAGCGAGGTTTTTCTTGGCAGCCTGGCTACCACCTCGTTGGACCTACGTCCTCCCCATCACGCTTCAGCCTCCACCGGCGGATTTACCTACCAGCTTCTCAGACCTTTGCGCTTAGATGAGCCTGCCACTTGCTCACGAGGCTTTACCTTCTGCGTCACCCCTCTTACTATCGGTCATGTATGGCACAGGATTCTTTACCTGTTTTCCATCGGTTACTCCTTTCGGATTCACCTTAGGTCCCGGCTTACCCTGGGCGGACGACCCTTCCCCAGGTACCCTTGGGCTTTCGGGGGGAAGGATTCTCACCTTCCTCTCGTTACTCATGCCCACATCCGCTCTTGTGCTTCGTCCAACATACCTCACGATATGCCTTCTCCCTACTGCACAATGCTCCCCTACCAATCCGCAGATTCCGCAGCTTCGGAGTATAGCTTCAGCCTCCTTACATTTTCGGCGCAGTCCGCCTCAACCGGTGAGCTGTTACGCACTCTTTTAATGATGGCTGCTTCTAAGCCAACATCCCGGCTGTCTCTGGCAGTCCACTACCTTTCACACTTAGCTATCTCTTCGAGCCCTTAGCTGGCGGTCTGGGCTGTTTCCCTCTCGACCATGGAGCTTTTCCCCCACAGTCTGTCTCCCAACCACTAAGTAACGGTATTCGGAGTTTGACAAGTTTCGGAGGTTACCCCCCTACGCCTATCAGTGCTCTACCCCCGTTACTCTTGGTTGAGGCCGTGCCTACACACGTTTCGGGGAGATCCAGCTATCACCAGGTTCGGTTGGCTTTTCACCCCTATCCACAGGTCATCCGAATGCGTTTCACTGCATACCGGTTCGGGCCTCCATTGCGTTTCACCGCAACTTCACCCTGCCCATGGATAGCTCACCTGGCTTCGGGTCTGCATACATTGACTCTACGCCCTTTTCAGGCTCGCTTTCACTTCGGATCCACCTCTCCCGGCTTATCCTCGCCAATGCATGCAATTCGTGGGCACATTAATCAAAAGGCACGCGGTCACTCCTCTCAGAGCTCCCACTTCTTGTAGGCTTACGGTTTCAGGTTCTCTTTCACTCCCCTCCCGGGGTCCTTTTCACCTTTCCCTCACGGTACTTTTCCGCTATCGGTCGACGGGTAGTATTTAGCCTTGGATGGTGGTCCACCCTGATTCACGCAGGATTCCTCGTGTCCCACGCTACTTGGGAGAGTAATCCAGGAGCTTCTATGTATTTCGCCTACGGGACTTTCACCCTCTTCGGTGTACCTTCCCAGATACTTCGGCTATACATATTTCACTCCCGAGCCTCATGCAGTTGGCTCCGATTACTTCCCTCTACCCCAGTTAGGCAACGGCTGCACCCTTTTACACCTAACTGGTTTGGGCTCCTCCCCTTTCGCTCGCCACTACTCAGGGAATCTCTCTTGATTTCTTTTCCTCCGGGTACTAAGATGTTTCCCTTCCCCGGGTTCGCCTCCCTTTCGGGATCTTCGGGTTGCCCCATTCGGATATCCACGGATCTACGCTCGCTTGCAGCTCCCCGTGGCTTTTCGCAGCTTGCCACGTCCTTCTTCGCCTCCCGTCGCCTAGGCATCCTCCGTAAGCCCTTTTTACCTTGACCTTATCTTTCACTATGCACTTGTCAATGAGCTGGTGGAGTAGAGGGGACTTGAACCCCTAACCTTCTGCGTGCAAGGCAGACGCTCTCCCAGTTGAGCTACTACCCCTACTCCTTCACTACTGAACAGAGACACCCATTTTTTTCTCCTTAGAAAGGAGGTGATCCAGGCGCACCTTCCGGTACACCTACCTTGTTACGACTTAGCCCCCCTCGCTGACTCCACCCTCAATAACCGGCCTCCTTTCGGTTAGCCTGGCCATCTTCGGGCGTTTCCAACTCGGGTGGCTTGACGGGCGGTGTGTACAAGACCCGGGAACGTATTCACCGCAGTGTGGCTGACCTGCGATTACTAGCGATTCCGGCTTCATGCAGTCGGGTTTCAGACTGCAATCTGAACTGGGGTAGGGTTTCTGGGATTCGCTCCACCTTTCGGCCTCGCTGCCCTCTGTCCCTACCATTGTAGCGCGTGTGTCGCCCAGGACATAAGGGGCACGATTACCTGACGTCATCCCCTCCTTCCTCCGCCTCGTCGGCGGCTGTCCCGTTAGGGTTCCCACCTTTACGTGCTGGCAACTAACGGCAAGGGTTGCGCTCGTTGCGGGACTTAACCCAACACCTCACGGCACGAGCTGACGACGGCCGTGCACCACCTGTTTAGGCTCCCAGTACCGAAGTACCAGGTCGGATACATCTCTGCATCCTACCACCTATATGTCAAGCCCTGGTAAGGTCCTTCGCTTAGCTTCGAATTAAACCACACGCTCCACCGCTTGTGCGGGTCCCCGTCAATTCCTTTGAGTTTCATCCTTGCGGACGTACTCCCCAGGCGGCCCACTTATCGCCTTAGCTTCAGCACGAACGGTACTACCGCTCACACCTAGTGGGCATCGTTTACGGCTAGGACTACCCGGGTATCTAATCCGGTTTGCTCCCCTAGCTTTCGGGCCTCAGCGTCAGGTTTACCCCAGGAGACCGTCTTCACCACCGGCCTTCTTACCTGTATCTACGCATTTCACCGCTACACAGGTAATTCCGTCTCCCTCTAGTAACCTCAAGTCAATCAGTTTCAGACGCAACCCCCTGGTTGAGCCAGGATCTTTTACATCTGACTTAATTGACCGCCTACACCCCCTTTACGCCCAGTGATTCCGGGCAACGCTCGCCCCCTACGTATTACCGCGGCTGCTGGCACGTAGTTAGCCGGGGCTTTTCCTTATCTACCCTCATCAGTGAGTCATTCCCTACTCACCTTATTGTTCGATAAGTTCAGGAGTTTACGTCCCGAAGGACTTCTTCCTCCACGCGGCGTCGCTGGATCAGGGTTTCCCCCATTGTCCAATATTCCCCACTGCTGCCTCCCGTAGGAGTGGGGGCCGTGTCTCAGTCCCCCTGTGGCCGGCCACGCTCTCACGCCGGCTACCCGTCGTCGGCTTGGTAGGCTTTTACCCTACCAACTACCTGATGGGTCGCAGGCAGCTCCTCCAGCCATGCCAAGGCACGCTTTCACCTCTCGGTCTTATCCGGTATTAGCCACCGTTTCCAGTGGTTGTCCCGGTCTGGAGGACACTTTCCTACGCGTTACTCACCCGTTCGCCACTAGTACTACAGCCCGAAGACTGCCTCCTCGTTCGACTTGCATGTGTTAAGCACGCCGCCAGCGTTCGCCCTGAGCCAGGATCAAACCCTCCATCCAAGATTTCGAGTTCGATCTTAACTCTCACTTTTTTACTTCCGCTGGGTGTCTCTGTTCACTTGTCAAGGAGCTTCTTCTTTTCCTCTTCTTTTTCTCTCGCAGACCTCTTCGTCCGCGTCCGAGTATATATATTACCACCTTTCTTCCATTTTGTCAACTTACAATACTGTTAATTTCGTTAAACCTACGTGAATTCATTTGAAAACCATATATATTGTTGGTTTTAACTCTTTATTTTTTATGCAATTAATGTTTTTTTAATTACTTCAAACTTTTATTCTATATCATTAACATATATATGATAGAATAATTTATAAGAAAATCTCAAAGAACAAATATGGAGGTGTTTTAATGCTAACACTTTTTTGGTTTATGGTTGTTATAACAATCGTTGTATTTTTTCATGAATTAGGTCATTTTCTTTTTGCAAAATTATTTAAAACCAAAGTAGAAGAATTTTCTATTGGCATGGGTCCAAAATTATTTTCATATAAAGGAAAGGAAACAGAGTTTCGTTTTAATCTTATTCCGATAGGTGGATATGTTAGAATTGCAGGCGAAGAACCAGAAAACGCAGAAGGACTATCTGATAACCCTGAACTTTTTTATAATAAAAAACCATGGCAAAAATTCTTGATCGCCTTTGCTGGACCATTATTTTCTATAATATTAGGATATATTGTTTTATCAATTTCTGGGTTATTATATGGATTCCCTGAAGTTAAAATAGAAAAAGTTATAAAAGATTCACCTGCTTATTATGCTGGCATAAAACCTGGAGATGTTATTAAAAAGGTCGATGGGCACATTGTTTTTGATAGTTCAATTTTAAGCTTAGCTATTAAAGAGGGAAAAGAATTAAATTTAGAAATTATTAGAAATGGAAATCCCATTAATTTAAACATTAAACCGGGCTTTTTCGATCCTGAATATACTATAATATTTAAAAGTGATGAAGATATAAATATTGATTCCTATAATATAAAATCATTCAATATGAATCCTCCAGAAAAAATTCAAGAAATTTTGCCTAATCTTGAAAAGGGAGATAAATTAATTATTGAATTAGAAAATGGAAAAATTTTAAAAGGAAAAATTGAGGGATACTCAATATCTCCACAAAGATATGCCATAGGTGTTTATTTTGCAACTTTTTCAAATGTTATAAATAAAGATATTTCTCCTTTTAAAAAAGAAGATAAAATTATCGCCATAAATGGCAAAAAGATAAGTAATGGTCTCGATTTAATAGATTTGTTATCTTCAATTTCTATGTCTCCAGATGATAATCTGATTACAATATCTAATAATAAAATCACTGAAGTTAAAAAAAGCATAAATTCCGAAACATTAAATATTATAACTTTAAGAAATGGCAAAAAAGCGGAAATTCAGCTAAGCAAATCTAAATTTCTATCTATTTTACAGGAACCATTAATCTTAAAGTTTGCTTTTGATAAGTGGAGACCAAAAGGATTAGAAGTCATATCTGTTTCTTTTCAATGGGCAAACACCTTGTTAAGAGCTATGGTGGATGTTATTGGTCAATTATTCACAGGAAAAGTTAAAACCACAGATGTTATGGGACCTGTTGGTATTGCAGGTGCAGTTGGTCAAGCCGCAAAAGCTGGCCCAGAAGCTTTAATTTCTTTAATAGCTTTAATCACACTAAATTTAGGTATTGTCAATTTATTACCTATTCCTGCTTTAGATGGTGGAAGAATTGTGTTTTCAATTTATGAAATGATTACTGGAAAAAGAACAAATCCTAAAATTGAAGCTACTATTCATACTATAGGGTTCCTCATACTTATGGGACTTTTCGTATATTTTACATATAATGATATTTTGAGATTTTTCAAATAATTATACTGGAGGTAATTTTATGTTTTCAAAAAATACTGTGTACATTAAAAATATTCCTATTGGAGGAAATAATCCTATTATTATTCAAAGCATGACAAATACAGATACACTTGATACAGAAAAGACCATAAAACAAATTATAAATCTTTCAAACGCAG from Marinitoga aeolica harbors:
- a CDS encoding methyl-accepting chemotaxis protein: MKSIKTKITLTFSIIIILAGLFVGIFLYFYLGSSLKTMISDSSFSILEQQSKQIENFFDGLIHQMEIISNKKLFKSMNIDDSINVLKNDLKVLNDFSMLFIADKNGNAYTTSDVKTNIKDRKYFQEIMSGKNIAISDVLISKADGSSIIVIAHSIKDENNNTIGLIGATISVNRFLDFLTTDNEKDIYSFITDSQGIIIAHSIKDYIGSNILESKFKGMDELSKKMLNGEKGYGNIVANDGKRMLFYTPVKSLNWTVAISIPENILLENSKKLIQFFNIIVLLAVIVALFVSILLGNSIAKPLITLADKVKKFGEGDLTQKFEIKGKDEIAEISKSLNYMSKNLVNYLKEIKHSSEDLEKMSFDINKNADIQSAQMKDINEKTEKISESSYSAAASVEEINSGVEEITAAAQNISTSAQNLSKEALDVSNTAKEGNESIIKIVEIISHAVEQSNKTVNTVNELVSNAENIGQIVETIENITEQTNLLALNAAIEAARAGEAGKGFAVVADEIRKLAEESKKATEQIAQILLEIQEGAKSASKATEKTGEIIKDVETESGNISEKFEVIMEKIRQITLNIEDLSSSSEEQSASTEEISAGMDKITREVSLISEEISSIAEAISNQSDNIRKLEEFTEELKMKSESLVEGLKKFKI
- a CDS encoding M50 family metallopeptidase; its protein translation is MLTLFWFMVVITIVVFFHELGHFLFAKLFKTKVEEFSIGMGPKLFSYKGKETEFRFNLIPIGGYVRIAGEEPENAEGLSDNPELFYNKKPWQKFLIAFAGPLFSIILGYIVLSISGLLYGFPEVKIEKVIKDSPAYYAGIKPGDVIKKVDGHIVFDSSILSLAIKEGKELNLEIIRNGNPINLNIKPGFFDPEYTIIFKSDEDINIDSYNIKSFNMNPPEKIQEILPNLEKGDKLIIELENGKILKGKIEGYSISPQRYAIGVYFATFSNVINKDISPFKKEDKIIAINGKKISNGLDLIDLLSSISMSPDDNLITISNNKITEVKKSINSETLNIITLRNGKKAEIQLSKSKFLSILQEPLILKFAFDKWRPKGLEVISVSFQWANTLLRAMVDVIGQLFTGKVKTTDVMGPVGIAGAVGQAAKAGPEALISLIALITLNLGIVNLLPIPALDGGRIVFSIYEMITGKRTNPKIEATIHTIGFLILMGLFVYFTYNDILRFFK